One region of Ptiloglossa arizonensis isolate GNS036 chromosome 8, iyPtiAriz1_principal, whole genome shotgun sequence genomic DNA includes:
- the LOC143150708 gene encoding uncharacterized protein LOC143150708, with amino-acid sequence MDSKHSPRKVTLAMIKGKPIATSVPAIHYHASDDELEEIYPSSDEEQRLTPEFEKLSLKVTSSPSKSTEKRPTHEVNISETESESRLISTENFIPEGTPPSRDPWKVLSDIKGKITRTFEEKLSEIKSDKRKRCHSRAENSSISDSEDQGSITLSNEKIKDRLINEPDTTTIHSKTNPVRYVGFSGVKTGLKDKSLEEECVESGIEASEFSQDVGEDIVPYSKSDSLTINSPDNSNYANVKKQSNIHSSVSPKRINIKAFLLHLVKQLICQATYRSVAVLIAVSCIYYVTPLPEYLLGLMIGVFMTITFYDTITKFKRILTTLPDEKFDCRPMIIPVLEIPAVEEHSVIERFQGWLNELPYNYEPGNYHVARTKSVFFRLEGNILRIMETRMKIPKKAVWDESKHKLKFIKRRVYDLNGAKIELLPCGLTKRRRWSKKYPICITLRKAALICNVNLKSSINDECSMNDYKQTKSKSNKKCIAKQEEARNNHEKLVDPEGEELIKGQEEVEDTAEDDNDGKNYNYNPKNDNIGNSEYMEYDRRFSEDRVIKESCIEEEKRKCDRKDAKRNTKKDCSNYRYIDKKRRAILMETRIENRSNIEKENKIKAESKESKKRDHEEKEEEKQEEEEEEEIEAKAEREEEEEENGEGEEEEEEEEEEEEEEEEEEEEVEVEEEEEEEDEDEDEDEDEDEDGDEDEDEDEDEDEDKDENDNNDDDREDDDNGEEIKAKKVVGKEEMQQQEVKEGKEKWETIDDGVLQFKKQRKKPFKKRSNNRKRKDEVKIFVFARADREKEDWYRRLVSATSRCVKKQDTLLFATDTLFTSNTSTSQRTVIAESKTFVSANNSFESLPELNYNAYMAKYLDVGSSDSKDTFPLYTDNMLWINCLIARVLFDIHKCPETINLIQDKIQRKLSSIKLPYFMECLLVSEVTIGQGAPIIRNITKPVTNDRGLWFDLDVSYKGSLTMTVETKLNLMKLTRSGSVPTSNTRGSVIISTQKQELMTRSPIFDSDIEDTPETSTEDEDTSTIQFCNTTKETTPVQSSGKKFLSMVDRIAANKYFQHATEFSYVRRAMEGVSNTEIRLMVTISSIEGCLSLNIPPAPSDRLWYGFKPVPKVSLTVKPAVGERTVNFVYVTKWIEAKLLREFEKLVVLPNMDDLVLPLCPNYPYTTMR; translated from the exons ATGGATAGCAAGCATAGTCCGAGAAAAGTGACATTAGCCATGATAAAAG GTAAACCTATCGCAACCTCTGTTCCTGCAATCCATTATCATGCTAGCGACGACGAATTAGAAGAAATATATCCGAGTTCGGACGAAGAGCAAAGATTAACTCCCGAATTTGAAAAGCTCTCATTGAAGGTAACCTCTTCTCCATCGAAATCCACAGAGAAAAGACCTACACATGAAGTGAATATTTCTGAAACTGAGTCAGAAAGTCGACTTATTAGCACAGAGAACTTTATACCTGAAGGTACACCGCCATCTCGGGATCCATGGAAAGTATTGTCGGATATTAAAGGGAAAATAACTAGGACGTTTGAAGAGAAGCTATCCGAAATAAAAAGTGACAAGAGGAAACGTTGTCATTCTCGTGCAGAAAATTCAAGCATCAGTGATTCTGAAGATCAAGGAAGTATTACTTtatctaatgaaaaaataaaagacaGACTCATAAATGAACCAGATACAACTACCATTCATAGCAAAACCAATCCAGTTAGATATGTAGGATTTTCTGGTGTAAAGACAGGCTTGAAGGATAAAAGTTTAGAAGAAGAATGTGTAGAAAGTGGTATTGAAGCTTCTGAATTTTCTCAAGATGTTGGCGAAGATATTGTCCCCTACTCAAAGAGTGATTCACTGACGATAAATTCTCCCGACAATAGTAACTATGCCAATGTCAAAAAACAATCTAATATACATTCGTCTGTGTCCCCAAAACGAATAAACATTAAAGCATTTCTTCTACACTTAGTAAAACAATTAATCTGTCAAGCAACATACAGATCAGTTGCTGTTCTTATCGCAGTATCTTGTATTTATTATGTTACTCCATTACCAGAGTATTTGCTTGGACTCATGATTGGTGTCTTTATGACCATTACATTTTATGACACGATAACAAAGTTCAAAAGAATTTTGACAACTTTACCAGATGAAAAATTTGATTGTAGACCAATGATAATACCTGTTTTAGAGATTCCGGCAGTAGAGGAACATTCTGTGATCGAAAGATTTCAAGGCTGGTTAAATGAACTACCCTACAATTATGAACCGGGTAATTATCACGTGGCGCGCACAAAATCCGTTTTCTTCAGACTAGAAGGAAACATTTTACGGATAATGGAAACTAGAATGAAAATACCAAAGAAAGCTGTTTGGGATGAGTCAAAACATaagttgaaatttattaaaaggaGAGTGTATGATTTGAATGGAGCAAAGATAGAGCTTCTTCCGTGTGGACTCACtaaaaggagaagatggagtaAAAAGTATCCAATTTGCATAACTCTCAGAAAGGCAGCCTTAATTTGTAatgtaaatttgaaaagttcGATTAACGATGAATGTTCGATGAATGATTATAAACAAACAAAATCTAAGtctaataaaaaatgtatagctAAACAGGAAGAAGCAAGAAACAATCATGAAAAGCTCGTCGATCCAGAGGGAGAAGAACTGATTAAGGGACAAGAGGAAGTGGAAGATACTGCTGAAGATGACAATGAtggtaaaaattacaattacaaccCCAAAAATGATAATATTGGTAACAGTGAATATATGGAATATGATAGACGGTTTTCAGAAGATAGGGTAATAAAGGAATCGTGTATAgaggaagagaaaagaaaatgtgACAGGAAGGATGCAAAAAGGAACACAAAGAAAGATTGTAGCAACTACCGTTACATCGATAAGAAGCGACGAGCGATACTAATGGAGACAAGGATTGAAAATCGATCTAATATagaaaaagagaataaaataaaagcagAAAGTAAGGAGAGTAAAAAACGTGACCATGAAGAGAAGGAAGAGGAAAagcaagaggaagaagaagaggaagagataGAAGCAAAAgcagagagagaagaagaagaagaggagaatgGTGAGggtgaggaggaggaggaggaggaagaggaggaagaggaggaggaggaagaggaagaggaagaggtagaggtagaggaagaggaagaggaagaggatgaggacgaggacgaggacgaggacgaggacgaggacggggacgaggacgaggacgaggacgaggacgaggacgaggacaagGATGAGAACGATAACAATGACGACGATCGGGAGGACGATGATAATGGTGAGGAGATAAAAGCAAAGAAGGTGGTTGGAAAGGAGGAAATGCAGCAACAAGAAGTAAAGGAGGGAAAGGAAAAATGGGAGACCATAGACGATGGAgtattacaatttaaaaaacagAGGAAAAAGCCTTTTAAAAAGCGTTCAAATAATCGCAAACGAAAAGATGAAgtaaaaatttttgtttttgccAGGGCTGATCGTGAAAAAGAAGATTGGTATAGACGTTTAGTTTCAGCCACATCTCGATGTGTTAAAAAGCAAGATACATTATTATTTGCAACCGATACATTATTCACATCTAATACATCAACATCACAGCGAACCGTTATTGCGGAGTCGAAAACTTTTGTTTCAGCTAATAACTCATTCGAGAGCTTACCTGAGCTTAACTATAATGCTTACATGGCAAAATATTTGGATGTTGGTTCTTCGGATTCGAAAGATACGTTTCCTCTGTATACTGACAATATGCTTTGGATTAATTGTTTAATAGCTCGTGTACTGTTTGATATACATAAGTGTCCAGAAACTATAAATCTTATACAGGACAAAATACAACGCAAATTATCTAGTATAAAACTACCGTACTTTATGGAGTGCCTTTTAGTTTCGGAAGTAACAATTGGTCAAGGAGCACCTATTATTCGCAATATAACAAAGCCAGTGACGAATGATAGAGGTCTTTGGTTTGATTTAGATGTATCATACAAAGGATCATTGACTATGACTGTTGAAACAAAACTAAATTTGATGAAATTGACAAGATCTGGATCAGTTCCTACTAGTAACACTCGTGGTAGCGTCATAATTTCTACGCAAAAGCAGGAATTGATGACAAGATCACCAATTTTTGACAGTGATATAGAAGACACGCCAGAAACATCTACAGAGGACGAGGATACTTCTACGATTCAATTTTGTAACACAACTAAAGAAACAAC TCCCGTGCAATCGTCTGGAAAGAAGTTTCTCAGTATGGTCGACAGAATAGctgcaaataaatattttcaacat GCAACCGAGTTCTCTTATGTTCGAAGAGCCATGGAAGGTGTTTCAAATACGGAGATCCGATTAATGGTTACCATCTCCAGTATAGAAGGTTGCCTTTCCTTAAACATTCCACCGGCACCGTCCGATCGTTTGTGGTACGGTTTCAAACCTGTTCCGAAAGTATCTCTTACTGTAAAACCCGCAGTTGGCGAGAGAACAGTTAACTTTGTTTATGTAACCAAATGGATAGAGGCTAAATTGCTTAGAGAATTCGAAAAGCTGGTTGTTTTACCAAATATGGATGATCTTGTGTTGCCGTTATGTCCTAATTATCCTTACACAACGATGCGATAA